ATGTTGCGAATCGCCGTGACGCTCTGCATGAGCACCGCCATGTCCCGCTCGGCGTCCGGCGCGACCAGGGCTGCGCTGGCCCGGGGATACGAGGCCACCATGACGGAGTCGCCCTCGTGGGGCAGCCGCTGCCACAGCTCCTCGGTGATGAACGGCATGAACGGATGCAGCAACCGCAACGTCGTTTCCAGCACGGTCACCAGTGTGTGCTGCACGCGCTGTCGTTCGGCCGGGCTATCGGCCCGGTAGAGCGGGCCCTTGGCGGCCTCCAGGTACCAGTCGCAGAAATCGTTCCACAGGAACTGATAGATCGCGCCGGCGGCATCGTTGAACCGATAGGCCGCCAGCGCGTCACGGACCGAGGTGATCGTCGCCTGGAGCCGACTCTGGATCCAGCGCCCGGGCAGCCCTGCCGGGCCGGTGTCCCCACCGGGCTCGTAGCCGTCGAGGTTGGAGAGGACCAGGCGGGCGGCGTTCCAGAGCTTGTTGGCGAAGTTGCGGTAGCCCTCCACCCGCTCGTCGCTGATCCGGATATCGCGGCCCTGGGCGGCCAGCGCGGCCAGCGTGAAGCGGAAGGCGTCCGTGCCGTACGTATCCATGAGGGCGAGCGGATCGATGACGTTGCCCTTCGACTTGGACATCTTCTGGCCCTCGGCGTCCCGCACGAGGGCGTGGATGTAGACGTCGCGGAACGGCTCGGCCCGCATGAAGTGTAGGCCGAGCATGGCCATCCGGGCGACCCAGAAGAACAGGATGTCGAAGCCCGTCACCAGCACCGAGGTCGGGTAGTACTTGCGCAGTTCCGGGGTGTCGTCGGGCCAGCCCAGCGTCGAGAATGGCCACAGGCCCGAGGAGAACCAGGTGTCCAGGACGTCGGGATCCTGACGCAGCGGGCCGCCGCACTTCGGGCACGCGCTCGGCTCCGTGCGCGCGACGTGCACCGAGCCGTCGCTGTCGCAGTACCAGGCCGGGATGCGGTGGCCCCACCACAGCTGCCGCGAGATGCACCACGGGCGGATGTTCTCCATCCACTGGTCGTAGGTCTTGGTCCAGCCCGTCGGGATGATGGTGATCCGCCCGTCGTGAGCGGCGGCCAGCGCGCCCTCGGCCAGCGGCTTGACGTGGACGTACCACTGCTTGGAGACGAGCGGTTCCACGACCGTCTTGCACCGGTAGCAGAGGCCCACGGCGTGACGGTACGGCTCCCGACGCTCGATGAGCCCCAGGGCCTGCAGATCGTCGACGATCTTCCGGCGCGTCTCGAAGCGGTCGAGGCCGGCGTACTTCCCGGCGGCCTCCGTCATTCGGCCGTCGAAGCCGATAACCGTGCGGACGGGCAGGTTGTGGCGCCGCCCGATCTCGAAGTCGACGGGATCGTGTCCGGGCGTGACCTTGATGACCCCGGTGCCGAACTCCGGGTCCACCGCCTCATCGGCCACGACCCTGATCTCGATCTCGCCCTCCACCGAGGGGATCCGCAGCGTGCGGCCGACGTAGGCGGCGTAACGCGGATCGCGCGGGTGGACGGCCAGGCCGGTGTCGCCCAGCTTGGTCTCGGGCCGCACGGTGCCCAGCGTCAACGGGCCGTACTTGATGTAGACGAACTCCGCGTCGCGCTCCTCCCGCTCCACCTCCAGGTCGGACAGCACGGTCTGGCAGCGCGGGCACCAGTTGACGATGTAGTCGTCCCGGTAGATCAGGCCGGCGTCGTACAGCCGCACGAACGCTTCGCGCACCGCCCGCGACAAGCCCTCGTCCAGGGTGAAGCGCAGGCGGGTCCAGTCGACGGAGGCACCCAGCCGCCTGAGCTGGCGGAGGATGGTGCCGCCCGCCTCGTCCGTCCACCGCCACACCCGGGCCACGAACGCCTCGCGGCCGAGGTCCTCCTTGCGCTTGCCCTCGGCGAGGAGCTGGCGCTCGACCACGACCTGGGTGGCAATGCCGGCGTGGTCGGTGCCAGGCTGCCAGAGCGCGTCGAATCCGTCCATCCGCTTCATGCGGATGAGCACGTCCTGCAGGGTGAACGTGAACGCGTGGCCCATGTGCAGGGCGCCCGTCACGTTGGGCGGCGGGATGACGATGCAGTAGGCCGGCTTGGCCGAGGCCGGGTCGGCCCGGAAGTACCCGAGCCGCTCCCACTCCGGATACCAGCGCGCCTCGGCGGTGGACGGATCGTAGCGATCAGCGATCGGGGCCGCCGGAGGCTTCATCGCGGGCCGTTCATTGTAGCACCGGGGCCGCAGCCGTCAGCCGCCACTGTCCTCCACGACGGCGGAAGATCAGGGACCAGGGGCCCAGATCGCCGGCGGTGGCCGCCACCGAAACGGTTGCGGGGTCCGGCCCCTGAGCGGCGTCACAGGCCAGGGCCCGCTCGAGTCGTGCCGGAAGCTGCTCGCGCAGCTTGGGATCGGGAACCAGCGCCGCCAGCCGGGCGCGATCCCCCGACGCCAGCGCCTCCACGAGGGCGGCCACCGCCTGGTGCAACGCGCGGTGCCAGGCATTGTGCTGGCGGACGCCGACCCGGACGAACCGCTCGGCGTCCGGGCTCGCGCGGAAGACGTCTTCCTGCTCAGTCTGGGCCTCGCAGCCGGGGATCCAGCCCGGATAGCGCAGCTCGTAGCGGACCCGAACCTCGCCGTTCTGGACGCGCCACTGGCGCGCCATCAGCCCCTCGGGGAACAGATCCGCCGTGCTCCAGACCACCGCCACGTCCTCGCCGCGCTGGCGAACGAGATCGACCCGGAGCGAGCGCGTACCCCGCCCGGTGGCCACGCCTTCCCAGACGATCAACATCATCGGGTGGCCGTTCGAGCCGGCGAGCGGAAACAGGCTGGGCCGGCCCTGACGCTGCAGCGCGGCCACCAGGCGCGATTCACCGTCTTGCGTCCCGTAGACGCGGACGGCGCTGGCCCCCGGGCCCTCGCCAAGCTGGAAGGTGCCGACCGTCAAGGCGCCCACCCGGTGCAGTTGCAGGCGGGCCCCACCCCAGGCCTCGGCGAAGCCATCCATCCGCAACTGGAGAAACGCGGGGGCTGCGAAGACGCCGCCGCTGGCCAGGCTGTCGACCACCTCCTCGTCGAGCAACGCGTAGATGTCCCGATAGGCTTCGAAGGCGCGATCGGCGTCGGCCAGCTCGGCGATGCTCAAGCGCGCGGCCGCCAGGTCCCGGAAGCGATCGAGGCGATCGGAGGGATTGTCCGCGGCCAGCGGCGAGGCGGCCAGGCAGACGACCACCACGCCGGCCAGGCCAGGAAAGGACTTCCAAGTCATTTTGCTATGGTACAACAGGCCGATGCGGCTTCCCGGGCTCACCGTCCTCGACCGTTACCTCCTGCGGGAGCTCATCGCGCCCTTCGCGCTGGGGGTCACGCTCTTCACGTTCTTCCTCATCATCGACCGCCTCTACCAGCTCACCGAGCTGGTCATCACCAAGGGCGTGCCGTTCCATCTGGTCCTGCAGCTCCTGGTCTTCATGCTGCCGTCCTTCCTGGCTTACACGCTGCCGATGGCCCTGCTGGTCGCGGTGCTCCTGGCCGGCGCCCGCATGGCCGCCGATCTGGAGATCGTCGCCTGCAAGGCGGCGGGACTGAGCCTGTGGCGCCTGTTCCGTCCGGTGCTGGTGGCCGGCCTCCTCGTGTCCCTGGCCGGAGCCGGGCTCACCCTCTACCTCACGCCGGCGGCCAACCGCCTCTTCCAGCAGCAGCTGTTCGTCATCCTGCAGTCCCGGGCGGTCAGCGCCCTCACCGAGCGCGTGTTCAACACGAGCTTCTCCGACGTGATGATCTACGTGGAGGAGATCAGCGCCTCCCAGG
This DNA window, taken from Candidatus Methylomirabilota bacterium, encodes the following:
- a CDS encoding valine--tRNA ligase translates to MKPPAAPIADRYDPSTAEARWYPEWERLGYFRADPASAKPAYCIVIPPPNVTGALHMGHAFTFTLQDVLIRMKRMDGFDALWQPGTDHAGIATQVVVERQLLAEGKRKEDLGREAFVARVWRWTDEAGGTILRQLRRLGASVDWTRLRFTLDEGLSRAVREAFVRLYDAGLIYRDDYIVNWCPRCQTVLSDLEVEREERDAEFVYIKYGPLTLGTVRPETKLGDTGLAVHPRDPRYAAYVGRTLRIPSVEGEIEIRVVADEAVDPEFGTGVIKVTPGHDPVDFEIGRRHNLPVRTVIGFDGRMTEAAGKYAGLDRFETRRKIVDDLQALGLIERREPYRHAVGLCYRCKTVVEPLVSKQWYVHVKPLAEGALAAAHDGRITIIPTGWTKTYDQWMENIRPWCISRQLWWGHRIPAWYCDSDGSVHVARTEPSACPKCGGPLRQDPDVLDTWFSSGLWPFSTLGWPDDTPELRKYYPTSVLVTGFDILFFWVARMAMLGLHFMRAEPFRDVYIHALVRDAEGQKMSKSKGNVIDPLALMDTYGTDAFRFTLAALAAQGRDIRISDERVEGYRNFANKLWNAARLVLSNLDGYEPGGDTGPAGLPGRWIQSRLQATITSVRDALAAYRFNDAAGAIYQFLWNDFCDWYLEAAKGPLYRADSPAERQRVQHTLVTVLETTLRLLHPFMPFITEELWQRLPHEGDSVMVASYPRASAALVAPDAERDMAVLMQSVTAIRNIRGEMRIAPGARLEVLLRPASEHAEVIEAHRALVETLARCRLTLDPRATRPSGSALAVVGRSEIYVQLAGVVDFAGERARLDKEIRRAAEQIAFLEAKLGRADFVERAPAEVVAKERERLGEQRRLKAKLEASLAAIEEGGA